Proteins co-encoded in one Candidatus Pelagibacter sp. RS40 genomic window:
- a CDS encoding cryptochrome/photolyase family protein has protein sequence MSDCAVVWIRDDFRIRNNHALSFACKNHDAVTVIYIHNKEYFDGKREAQRWWISKSLESFSNDLEKFNIKLEIIISDETSFYSKLKTKDKISIYWNKVYEPDHLKLDKEIEKILEKKNIPFKFFKGNVLNEYQSITKNDGTPFKVFSPFWRNAEQVFLDAVPQKTSEIKKLKSKKTLFNSKNTFKQIMPKKDWFKKFDQYWKPSEDEAHKNLKEFISNRISKYSVDRDYPSINGSSKLSPYIRNGQIHVAAIYEKSSKDIKKNISIRKYINELGWREFSHSLINYFPQMLKGNLRKEFDRFPWEKNSKNLKAWKQGMTGYPIVDAGMRELYETGWMHNRIRMVVGSFLVKHLRINWKEGEKYFRNCLLDFNEANNVAQWQWVAGCGADAAPYFRIFNPILQGEKFDKEGLYVKKWVPELSKVPSKFIHKPWEMELKYQEAINTVIGKNYPKPIVIHEEARAAALSAFQSLKKN, from the coding sequence ATGTCTGATTGTGCAGTTGTTTGGATTAGGGATGATTTTAGAATTAGAAATAATCATGCTTTATCTTTCGCATGTAAAAATCATGATGCTGTAACAGTTATTTACATACATAATAAAGAGTATTTTGATGGAAAAAGAGAAGCTCAAAGATGGTGGATAAGTAAATCACTGGAGAGTTTTTCAAATGATCTAGAAAAATTTAATATCAAGTTAGAGATAATTATTTCTGATGAAACTTCATTTTATTCAAAATTAAAGACAAAAGATAAAATATCGATTTATTGGAATAAAGTTTATGAACCAGATCATTTAAAGTTAGATAAAGAAATTGAAAAAATTTTAGAAAAAAAAAATATTCCATTTAAATTTTTTAAGGGAAATGTTTTAAACGAATATCAATCAATTACTAAAAATGATGGAACGCCCTTTAAGGTTTTCAGTCCCTTTTGGAGAAATGCAGAACAAGTATTTCTAGATGCAGTGCCACAAAAAACTTCAGAGATAAAAAAGTTAAAAAGTAAAAAAACCTTATTCAATTCAAAGAATACTTTTAAACAAATTATGCCTAAGAAAGATTGGTTTAAAAAGTTTGATCAATACTGGAAGCCATCTGAGGATGAAGCTCACAAAAACTTAAAAGAATTTATTAGTAACAGGATTTCAAAATATAGTGTTGATAGAGATTACCCATCAATAAATGGATCTTCAAAATTATCTCCCTATATTAGAAACGGTCAAATACACGTAGCTGCAATATATGAAAAAAGCTCAAAGGATATTAAAAAAAATATAAGTATTAGAAAATATATTAATGAACTGGGATGGAGAGAATTTTCTCACAGTTTAATTAATTATTTTCCTCAAATGTTAAAAGGAAACTTAAGGAAGGAATTTGATAGATTTCCATGGGAAAAAAATTCTAAAAATCTTAAAGCATGGAAACAAGGTATGACCGGTTATCCAATTGTTGATGCTGGAATGCGAGAACTTTATGAGACAGGTTGGATGCATAATAGAATTAGAATGGTAGTTGGATCATTTTTAGTTAAACATTTAAGAATTAATTGGAAAGAAGGTGAAAAATATTTTAGAAATTGTTTATTAGATTTTAATGAGGCTAACAATGTTGCTCAGTGGCAATGGGTTGCAGGATGTGGTGCTGATGCAGCTCCTTACTTTAGAATATTTAATCCAATTCTTCAGGGAGAAAAATTTGACAAAGAAGGATTATACGTAAAAAAATGGGTACCAGAATTAAGTAAAGTTCCTTCAAAATTTATTCATAAGCCTTGGGAGATGGAATTAAAATATCAAGAAGCAATAAATACTGTTATTGGAAAAAATTATCCAAAACCGATTGTAATTCATGAAGAGGCAAGAGCAGCGGCTTTAAGTGCTTTTCAATCATTAAAGAAAAATTAA
- a CDS encoding diaminopropionate ammonia-lyase, with protein sequence MKKLAKISSWKYSKFLSNKRYNFSRKQVLKHLSKQFIDKAYNKISKWKGYSPTPLIKLNKLNKNLKLKNIFYKDESKRFHLKSFKALGGAYAVEDISKGKKNIVISSATAGNHGRSVAWGAQRLGLDCRIFVSQYVSETRVKEIEKFGATVTKVKGDYESSLNECIRQTKKNKWHIVQDVSNKNYKYVPQLTMAGYSIMIKEISKQTNQYITHVFLQAGVGGMAAGSVAGIARYFKRIPKIIVVEPKEAACVLKSIEAKKMKKIKIKKESIMGGMSCNEMSLVPWNILNKSTNHCITIDDSKVSNTVAMLAKAKFSNKKIIGGECATPGIISLIAACNDKKIKNLLELNEKSNVLVMGCEGNADATLYNKLLSQGLKKI encoded by the coding sequence ATGAAGAAATTGGCTAAAATTTCTTCTTGGAAATATTCAAAATTTTTATCCAATAAAAGATATAATTTTTCAAGAAAGCAAGTTCTAAAACATTTATCCAAACAATTTATAGATAAAGCTTATAATAAAATATCAAAGTGGAAAGGATACTCTCCTACCCCGCTAATCAAATTAAATAAACTGAATAAAAATCTTAAGCTTAAAAATATTTTTTATAAAGACGAGTCTAAAAGATTTCATTTAAAATCTTTTAAAGCATTAGGTGGAGCTTATGCAGTTGAAGATATCTCAAAAGGAAAAAAAAATATTGTAATTTCTTCAGCAACAGCAGGAAACCATGGACGATCTGTTGCCTGGGGAGCTCAAAGATTAGGATTAGATTGTAGAATATTTGTTAGTCAGTACGTTAGTGAAACAAGAGTTAAAGAAATAGAAAAATTTGGAGCTACTGTCACTAAAGTTAAAGGTGATTATGAGAGTTCCTTAAACGAATGCATAAGACAAACTAAAAAAAATAAGTGGCATATTGTTCAAGATGTCTCTAATAAAAATTATAAATATGTGCCGCAACTTACAATGGCTGGTTATTCAATTATGATTAAAGAAATATCCAAGCAAACAAATCAGTATATTACCCACGTTTTTCTCCAAGCAGGTGTTGGAGGAATGGCAGCTGGATCCGTAGCGGGGATTGCAAGATATTTTAAAAGAATTCCAAAAATAATTGTAGTTGAACCTAAAGAGGCAGCCTGTGTTTTAAAAAGTATTGAAGCAAAAAAAATGAAAAAAATTAAAATAAAAAAAGAGAGTATTATGGGAGGCATGTCGTGTAACGAAATGTCCCTGGTACCTTGGAACATTTTAAATAAATCTACAAATCATTGTATAACTATAGATGATTCAAAAGTATCAAATACAGTTGCAATGTTAGCTAAAGCAAAGTTCAGTAATAAAAAAATTATAGGTGGCGAGTGTGCAACACCTGGAATAATTAGTTTGATTGCTGCATGTAACGATAAAAAAATTAAAAATCTTTTGGAGCTTAATGAAAAATCAAATGTACTCGTTATGGGATGTGAAGGTAATGCAGATGCTACACTATATAATAAGCTTTTATCTCAAGGTTTAAAAAAGATCTAG
- the glnT gene encoding type III glutamate--ammonia ligase: MPKNLSQIAKQKKIKYFLISFVDLFGVLRSKLVPTHAIAEMQKNGAGFAGFATWLDMTPADSDMFAIPDPNSLIQLPWNKEIGWLASDLYMDGKPVEASPRVMLKNQIQKLKAKKLQMKSGVECEYFLISEDGLSIADPRDIQSKPCYDQSALMRRYDLIKEICDSMIELGWKPYQNDHEDANGQFEMNWDYSDSLVTADRHVFFKFMVKNLAEKHGLRATFMPKPFNNLTGNGCHAHVSVWSGGVNKFLDKKDKLGLSKLAYNFLGGLIKNAQPLSAFFNPTINSYRRINAPPTKSGATWSPSSISYTGNNRTHMIRVPDQGRFELRLMDGSANPYLLQAGVLAAGIEGINKKINPGKPLHCNMYTDYKKYPKLAKLPNDVGQALAMLEKSKMLNNAFGKDVIKSYLKLKRTELSNFKRKEVFNKRKPITHWERANTLDC, translated from the coding sequence ATGCCAAAAAATCTTTCACAAATTGCTAAACAAAAAAAAATAAAATACTTTTTAATAAGTTTTGTGGACTTGTTTGGAGTATTAAGATCAAAATTAGTACCTACTCATGCAATTGCTGAAATGCAAAAGAATGGTGCAGGATTTGCTGGATTTGCTACTTGGTTGGACATGACACCTGCAGATAGTGATATGTTTGCAATACCTGATCCTAATAGTTTAATTCAATTACCTTGGAATAAAGAAATTGGATGGTTAGCATCTGATTTATATATGGATGGAAAACCAGTTGAAGCTTCACCGAGAGTAATGCTTAAAAACCAAATCCAGAAACTAAAAGCAAAAAAACTTCAGATGAAGTCAGGTGTTGAATGTGAATATTTTTTAATTTCTGAAGATGGCTTATCAATAGCTGATCCAAGAGATATACAGTCAAAACCTTGTTATGATCAATCTGCATTGATGAGAAGATATGATCTAATTAAAGAAATTTGTGACAGTATGATTGAACTTGGATGGAAGCCATACCAAAACGATCATGAAGATGCGAATGGTCAATTTGAAATGAACTGGGATTACTCTGATAGTCTTGTTACTGCAGATAGACATGTGTTCTTTAAATTCATGGTAAAAAATCTTGCTGAGAAACATGGATTAAGAGCTACTTTCATGCCAAAACCGTTTAACAATTTGACTGGAAATGGTTGTCATGCTCATGTCTCTGTTTGGAGTGGTGGGGTAAATAAATTTTTAGATAAAAAAGATAAATTAGGACTTAGTAAATTAGCTTATAACTTTCTTGGTGGTTTAATTAAAAATGCTCAACCTTTATCAGCTTTTTTTAACCCAACTATCAACAGCTATAGAAGAATAAATGCACCCCCAACAAAGTCAGGTGCAACTTGGTCTCCAAGTAGTATTTCTTATACCGGCAACAACAGAACACATATGATTAGAGTTCCAGATCAGGGGAGATTTGAATTAAGATTAATGGATGGATCAGCAAATCCATACTTATTGCAAGCAGGTGTATTGGCGGCAGGAATAGAGGGAATTAATAAAAAAATTAATCCTGGTAAACCTCTACATTGCAATATGTATACAGATTATAAAAAATATCCAAAACTTGCAAAACTTCCAAATGATGTAGGTCAAGCTTTAGCAATGTTAGAAAAAAGCAAAATGTTAAATAATGCCTTTGGTAAAGATGTTATTAAAAGTTATCTAAAATTAAAAAGAACAGAGCTATCAAATTTTAAAAGAAAAGAAGTATTTAATAAAAGAAAACCTATTACACATTGGGAAAGAGCTAACACATTAGACTGTTAA
- a CDS encoding FMN-binding glutamate synthase family protein, with protein sequence MKKKGLKEFKTFPQSTINEIQRAAKEGIYQIRGLGAKRKVPDFDDLVFLGASMSRYPLEGYREKCNTSVVLGDRFAKKPLKLDIPITIAGMSFGALGANAKDALGRGASSMGTSTTTGDGGMTKEERGSSKYLVYQLLPSRYGMNPDDLRKADAIEVVVGQGAKPGGGGMLLGQKINKRVAGMRTLPEGIDQRSACRHPDWTGPDDLEIKIQELREITNWEKPIYIKVGAARSYYDTALAVKAGADVVVLDGMQGGTAATQDVFIEHVGIPTLGALREAVDALKELNMHRKVQLIVSGGIRTGADVAKALAMGADAVSIGSAAMMALNCNADLYRKDYEKLGTEPGYCHHCHTGRCPVGVATQDPKLEKRLDPKEGGRQLKNYLTTLTLELQTLARANGKSDVRNLEPEDLVALTVEAAAMARVPLAGTNWIPGFKEKD encoded by the coding sequence ATGAAAAAAAAAGGCTTAAAAGAATTTAAAACATTTCCTCAATCAACTATTAATGAAATTCAAAGAGCAGCTAAAGAAGGAATTTATCAGATACGAGGGTTAGGTGCTAAGAGAAAAGTTCCTGACTTTGATGATCTAGTTTTCTTGGGTGCTTCAATGTCTAGATATCCTTTGGAAGGATATAGGGAAAAATGTAACACTTCAGTTGTGCTTGGAGACAGATTTGCAAAGAAACCCTTAAAGTTAGACATACCTATTACTATAGCTGGAATGAGTTTTGGTGCGTTAGGTGCTAATGCCAAAGATGCATTAGGAAGAGGTGCATCCTCAATGGGAACTTCAACCACAACAGGTGATGGAGGAATGACAAAAGAAGAAAGAGGTTCATCTAAGTATTTAGTTTACCAATTGCTTCCTTCTAGATACGGCATGAATCCTGATGATTTAAGAAAAGCTGATGCAATTGAAGTTGTAGTTGGACAAGGTGCAAAACCAGGTGGTGGAGGTATGCTGTTAGGTCAAAAAATTAATAAAAGAGTTGCAGGAATGAGAACGCTACCAGAGGGAATAGATCAAAGAAGTGCATGCCGTCATCCTGATTGGACTGGACCAGATGATTTAGAGATTAAAATTCAAGAGTTAAGAGAAATAACAAATTGGGAAAAACCTATTTATATTAAAGTAGGTGCAGCAAGATCTTATTATGACACTGCGCTTGCAGTTAAAGCAGGTGCAGATGTCGTTGTATTAGATGGAATGCAGGGAGGTACTGCTGCAACACAAGATGTGTTTATTGAACATGTTGGAATTCCAACTTTAGGCGCATTAAGAGAAGCAGTTGATGCATTAAAAGAATTAAATATGCACCGTAAAGTTCAACTAATTGTTTCTGGTGGAATTAGAACAGGAGCGGATGTTGCAAAAGCACTTGCTATGGGAGCGGACGCAGTATCAATTGGTTCTGCTGCTATGATGGCATTGAATTGCAATGCGGACTTATACAGAAAAGATTATGAAAAACTTGGAACAGAACCTGGCTACTGTCATCACTGTCATACAGGTAGATGTCCTGTAGGTGTTGCAACACAAGATCCTAAACTTGAGAAAAGACTAGATCCAAAAGAAGGTGGAAGACAATTAAAAAATTATTTGACTACTTTAACGTTAGAGTTGCAGACCTTAGCAAGAGCAAATGGTAAGTCTGATGTAAGAAATTTAGAGCCTGAAGATTTAGTTGCTTTAACAGTTGAAGCAGCTGCCATGGCAAGAGTTCCATTAGCTGGAACTAATTGGATACCTGGATTTAAAGAAAAAGATTGA
- a CDS encoding protein glxC — protein sequence MNFDLSKKKLSDINKYLQNIDRKSNIRKFKIENPSGHHAICAGLKDDIDVTINGHTGYYCAGMNQKASVTIHGNVGTGVAENMMSGKVFVKGNASQSAGATGHGGNLVIEGDASSRCGISMKGINIIVKGSVGHMSAFMAQKGNLIIFGDADEDLGDSIYEAKIFVKGKVKSLGADCVEKKMDEKSINELKKIFKDLNISENPKNFKRYGSARKLYNFKIDNAGAY from the coding sequence ATGAATTTTGATCTAAGTAAAAAAAAACTATCCGACATTAACAAATATCTTCAAAATATAGATAGAAAAAGTAATATCAGAAAATTTAAAATAGAGAATCCTTCAGGTCATCATGCAATATGTGCAGGTTTAAAAGATGATATTGATGTAACTATAAATGGGCATACTGGTTACTATTGTGCTGGAATGAACCAAAAGGCATCTGTTACTATTCACGGAAATGTTGGAACAGGTGTCGCTGAAAATATGATGTCTGGAAAGGTATTTGTTAAAGGAAATGCTTCACAATCTGCTGGTGCTACTGGTCATGGTGGAAATCTTGTTATTGAGGGTGATGCGAGTTCAAGATGTGGAATTTCTATGAAAGGAATTAATATTATTGTTAAAGGATCTGTTGGTCATATGTCAGCGTTTATGGCTCAAAAGGGAAACTTAATTATTTTTGGTGATGCAGATGAAGATTTGGGAGATAGTATTTATGAGGCAAAAATCTTTGTTAAGGGCAAAGTAAAAAGTTTAGGCGCAGATTGTGTTGAAAAAAAAATGGATGAAAAGAGTATTAATGAATTAAAAAAAATATTTAAAGATTTAAATATTTCTGAAAATCCCAAAAATTTTAAAAGATATGGCTCTGCTAGAAAACTTTATAATTTTAAAATTGATAATGCAGGAGCGTATTAA
- a CDS encoding class II glutamine amidotransferase, with amino-acid sequence MCGIVGIYLKTKKYEKSLGKFLSGMLDNMATRGPDSAGFAIYTKENKNNFKYSICLNNFSEQDFKKKISKYFKKIKIIKYSDHVIMEMKDEPNEVIKVINEKIKEVAIVGYGKSINIFKQTGNPKDVVKKFKLSSFSGTHGIGHTRMATESAITTEGSHPYSTAEDECLVHNGSLSNHNNVRRDLIKKGQEFKSENDTEVAAGYISNKISEGNNLKNTLTSSLKNLDGFYTFIAGTKDGFALLRDEIACKPAVVAETKDYVAVASEFQAMAHLPNVNSAKIFEPKPGVVYNW; translated from the coding sequence ATGTGTGGAATAGTTGGAATATATTTAAAAACAAAAAAGTACGAAAAGTCTTTAGGTAAATTTTTATCTGGAATGTTGGACAATATGGCAACAAGAGGTCCTGATAGTGCAGGGTTTGCAATTTACACAAAAGAAAATAAAAATAATTTTAAATATTCAATTTGTTTAAACAATTTTTCAGAGCAAGATTTTAAAAAAAAAATATCCAAATATTTTAAGAAAATAAAAATTATAAAATACTCTGACCATGTAATAATGGAAATGAAAGATGAACCTAATGAAGTAATAAAAGTAATTAATGAGAAAATTAAAGAAGTTGCAATCGTTGGATACGGTAAAAGTATTAATATTTTTAAGCAAACTGGCAATCCTAAAGATGTAGTTAAAAAGTTTAAATTATCATCCTTTTCTGGAACTCATGGTATCGGTCATACTAGAATGGCAACTGAAAGTGCTATCACAACTGAAGGGTCGCATCCCTATTCTACTGCTGAGGATGAATGTTTAGTTCACAATGGCTCATTATCTAATCATAATAATGTAAGAAGAGATTTAATTAAAAAAGGACAAGAATTTAAATCAGAAAATGATACTGAGGTTGCAGCTGGATATATTTCAAACAAAATTTCTGAAGGAAATAATTTAAAAAACACTTTAACAAGTAGTCTAAAAAACTTGGATGGTTTTTATACTTTTATTGCAGGTACTAAAGATGGTTTTGCCTTATTGAGAGATGAGATTGCATGTAAACCAGCAGTTGTTGCTGAAACAAAAGACTATGTTGCTGTTGCTTCAGAATTTCAAGCAATGGCTCATTTGCCAAATGTAAATTCTGCTAAGATTTTTGAACCAAAACCTGGTGTTGTCTATAACTGGTAA
- a CDS encoding ammonium transporter, whose translation MTDQLGALTTIFTEFYYWVTVVLMFLIHVGFCMYEVGASRYKHHQHTLMKNTMLIPLVTVTWFFFGWWIYWAFPTGPGLAPSIMTESTGLVLGGGFGGNDLANPTNALMAVNLNDHIMGVFWAAFLLFSWTAASIVSGAVIERITTFAFGILAIAIGSVFWTIDASWGWHFDGWMLKILGYHDAYASGVIHAIAGGFALGVLVVLGPRIGKFSSSGEPRNIGPRNPWLVTVGLFLIYTGFWGFYAACNVPIYDLGPEYGMEGVTFFTATNIYLTPTTLSGITMNFLMSLSGGLLAGYVISKGDPFWTYSSGLAGIICASAGNDLYHPIQSMIIGMIGVVIAYKMHYWVERKYKIDDAVGAVAVHGYAGFVGLVICGFVLNGYPSSGYGVGEMWDGTTYAAINPLGMFIGAIIMFFVLGMLPGYIIAKVLNGMGKLRIPKEVELAGLDYTIMEEAKDDEKAVASASR comes from the coding sequence ATGACTGATCAATTAGGTGCTCTCACAACAATATTTACAGAGTTTTACTATTGGGTAACTGTGGTTCTTATGTTTTTGATCCACGTAGGATTTTGTATGTATGAGGTTGGAGCATCTCGATACAAACATCACCAACATACTCTTATGAAAAACACAATGCTTATACCTTTAGTTACAGTTACGTGGTTTTTCTTTGGTTGGTGGATATACTGGGCATTTCCAACAGGACCAGGATTGGCTCCTTCGATTATGACCGAAAGCACTGGTCTAGTTCTTGGAGGTGGATTTGGTGGAAATGATCTTGCTAACCCTACTAATGCATTGATGGCGGTAAATCTTAACGATCATATAATGGGTGTCTTTTGGGCAGCCTTTTTATTATTTTCATGGACTGCAGCCTCAATAGTTTCAGGGGCAGTTATTGAAAGAATAACAACTTTTGCATTTGGAATTCTTGCAATTGCAATAGGATCTGTTTTTTGGACAATAGATGCTTCATGGGGATGGCATTTTGATGGATGGATGTTGAAAATATTAGGATACCATGATGCATATGCTTCAGGTGTAATTCATGCAATTGCAGGAGGTTTTGCTTTAGGTGTTCTTGTTGTTTTAGGACCAAGAATTGGAAAATTTTCTTCAAGCGGAGAACCAAGAAATATTGGACCAAGAAACCCTTGGTTAGTAACTGTTGGATTATTTTTAATCTATACAGGTTTCTGGGGCTTTTACGCAGCTTGTAATGTTCCAATTTACGATCTTGGACCTGAGTATGGTATGGAAGGTGTAACTTTCTTTACTGCAACAAACATCTACTTAACTCCAACAACACTTAGTGGAATAACGATGAACTTTTTAATGTCGTTATCTGGAGGATTGTTGGCAGGATATGTAATATCAAAAGGAGATCCTTTTTGGACTTATTCATCAGGGCTTGCGGGTATAATCTGTGCATCTGCAGGTAATGATTTATATCATCCAATTCAATCAATGATAATCGGTATGATAGGTGTAGTTATAGCTTACAAAATGCATTACTGGGTCGAGAGAAAATATAAAATCGACGATGCAGTTGGAGCAGTAGCTGTACATGGTTATGCTGGGTTTGTTGGTCTTGTAATTTGTGGTTTTGTTTTAAACGGTTATCCTTCATCTGGTTATGGTGTAGGAGAAATGTGGGATGGAACTACCTATGCAGCGATTAATCCTTTAGGAATGTTTATTGGTGCAATAATTATGTTTTTTGTACTTGGTATGCTTCCAGGTTATATAATTGCTAAAGTTCTAAATGGAATGGGTAAATTAAGAATTCCAAAAGAAGTAGAGCTTGCAGGACTTGATTACACAATTATGGAGGAGGCTAAAGATGACGAAAAAGCTGTGGCCTCAGCCAGTAGATAA
- a CDS encoding FMN-binding glutamate synthase family protein, translating to MDDIHIKAELGRYRMRGMALMKKIPTFDDLVFLPGTLTRFVIEGYREKCETKTIIGPRCENPIELDIPVYITGMSFGALSYEAKTALARGATMAGSATCSGEGGMIPDERRYSEKWFYQCIQSRYGFNPHHAQLADGIEVFIGQGQKVGMGGHLMGQKVTDQVAEMRSLPAGIDQRSPARHPDWLGPDDLALKVQELRELTKNKVPIQLKLGAAKVYDDVRMAAKCDPDSIYLDGMEGSTGAGPHIAAANTGIPGIAGIREARRALDDVGKTGKVTLIYAGGVRDGADMAKALALGADAIAIGTGAMVALNCNKEIPESNFEKEMGVPAGHCYHCHTGRCPVGVATQDPKLRKRLNPDDAALRVYNYLHAMTLEAQLLARACGKTNIHSLEPEDMAALTMEASALAKVPLAGTNHTVGVKDFHKI from the coding sequence ATGGATGACATCCACATAAAAGCAGAACTAGGAAGATACAGAATGCGTGGAATGGCATTGATGAAAAAAATTCCGACATTTGACGATTTAGTATTTTTACCTGGAACATTAACAAGATTTGTAATTGAAGGTTACAGAGAAAAATGTGAAACAAAAACAATTATTGGACCAAGATGTGAAAATCCAATTGAATTAGATATACCTGTATATATTACAGGGATGAGTTTTGGTGCATTATCTTATGAAGCAAAAACTGCTTTAGCAAGAGGTGCTACAATGGCTGGAAGTGCTACTTGTTCAGGTGAAGGTGGAATGATTCCAGATGAAAGAAGATATTCTGAAAAATGGTTCTATCAATGTATTCAATCTAGATACGGATTTAACCCACATCACGCTCAACTTGCAGATGGAATTGAAGTTTTCATTGGACAAGGACAAAAAGTTGGAATGGGTGGTCACTTAATGGGTCAGAAAGTTACTGATCAAGTTGCAGAAATGAGATCATTGCCGGCTGGTATTGACCAAAGATCACCTGCAAGACACCCTGACTGGTTAGGTCCAGATGACCTTGCATTGAAAGTACAAGAGTTAAGAGAGTTAACGAAAAATAAAGTGCCAATTCAGTTAAAACTAGGTGCTGCTAAAGTTTACGATGATGTTCGTATGGCAGCAAAATGTGATCCAGACTCTATTTATTTAGATGGAATGGAAGGATCAACTGGAGCAGGCCCACACATCGCTGCAGCAAATACAGGTATTCCTGGTATTGCTGGTATTAGAGAAGCAAGAAGAGCTTTGGATGACGTAGGTAAAACTGGAAAAGTTACTTTAATTTATGCAGGTGGAGTAAGAGATGGTGCTGACATGGCAAAAGCTTTAGCATTAGGTGCTGATGCAATTGCAATTGGAACAGGTGCTATGGTTGCTCTTAACTGTAACAAAGAAATTCCAGAATCTAATTTTGAAAAAGAGATGGGAGTTCCAGCAGGACATTGTTATCACTGTCATACAGGTAGATGTCCAGTTGGTGTTGCTACTCAAGATCCAAAATTAAGAAAAAGATTAAACCCAGATGATGCTGCATTAAGAGTATATAATTATTTACATGCAATGACTTTAGAGGCACAACTTCTAGCAAGAGCATGTGGAAAAACAAATATCCACTCATTAGAGCCAGAAGATATGGCTGCATTAACAATGGAAGCATCTGCTTTAGCAAAAGTGCCTTTAGCAGGAACTAACCACACAGTAGGTGTTAAAGACTTCCATAAAATATAG
- a CDS encoding GXGXG motif-containing protein, whose translation MANLKTGEKKTKAQSMGLHTEVLTGKTQQKFFNPDEAENFYYFGTYDVDFNKRTEIDVKDMDCRDANKKIDDLMKEGYGTIVIKNPQGKHSLGVGILNKLNLIFEGSLGYFGVGSMDGPIVRINGRVGWSCAENMMAGKVVIEKNAGSCFGAAIRGGDLICKGSVGARTGIDQKGGTIIIGGDAGAFTGFMMQRGRIIILGDVGINLGDSMYDGTIFVGGKIGSFGSDAVEAELTDSDQDWLKRKLKVAEIGENFDVSKMTKVVAGKKLWNYDALEPTEKKGAI comes from the coding sequence ATGGCAAATCTAAAAACTGGAGAAAAGAAAACAAAAGCCCAATCAATGGGTCTTCACACTGAGGTTCTTACAGGAAAAACACAACAAAAGTTTTTTAACCCAGATGAAGCAGAAAATTTCTACTACTTTGGAACTTATGATGTTGATTTTAATAAAAGAACAGAAATTGATGTCAAAGACATGGATTGTAGAGATGCAAATAAAAAAATAGATGATTTAATGAAAGAGGGCTATGGAACAATTGTTATCAAAAATCCTCAAGGTAAACACAGTCTAGGAGTAGGAATATTAAACAAATTAAATTTAATATTTGAAGGAAGTCTTGGATATTTTGGTGTTGGTTCAATGGATGGTCCAATTGTAAGAATTAATGGAAGAGTTGGATGGTCTTGCGCTGAAAATATGATGGCAGGAAAAGTTGTTATTGAGAAAAATGCTGGATCATGTTTTGGAGCTGCTATTAGAGGTGGAGATTTAATCTGTAAAGGTAGCGTTGGTGCAAGAACTGGAATTGACCAAAAAGGTGGTACTATAATAATTGGTGGTGATGCTGGTGCTTTTACTGGTTTTATGATGCAAAGAGGAAGAATTATTATCCTTGGAGATGTAGGTATTAACCTGGGCGACAGTATGTACGATGGGACAATTTTTGTAGGTGGAAAAATTGGTTCATTTGGTAGTGATGCTGTTGAGGCAGAGCTAACAGATTCAGATCAAGATTGGCTTAAAAGAAAATTAAAGGTTGCGGAGATCGGCGAAAACTTTGATGTTTCAAAAATGACCAAAGTTGTTGCAGGTAAAAAACTTTGGAACTACGACGCTCTTGAACCTACAGAGAAAAAAGGAGCAATTTAA